A genomic stretch from Spongiibacter nanhainus includes:
- a CDS encoding ParA family protein: MKRVIFNQKGGVGKTSISCNLAAISAWKGIKTLLIDLDIQGNSSEYLVGDQFRDLDDNAADFFKQKLSLFGKNKAAGDCIYETEFDNLYLMPSNPELAVIERELETRHKIYKLRDALNKLQEEYQHIYIDTPPALNFYSRSALIAADSLLIPFDCDSFSQGALMGLLETVEEIREDHNPDLNLEGIVVNQFQSQASLPQQLIESLKEQGLPLFEQYLNSSVKMKESRSRQIPLVHMAPSHKLTQQLLALHEQLGSKQKTQRARSA; the protein is encoded by the coding sequence ATGAAGCGAGTTATCTTCAACCAGAAAGGCGGCGTCGGAAAAACCAGCATCAGCTGTAACCTGGCGGCGATCAGTGCCTGGAAAGGCATTAAAACCTTATTAATTGACCTGGATATTCAGGGCAACAGCAGCGAATACCTGGTTGGGGACCAATTTCGGGATCTGGACGACAACGCCGCCGACTTCTTTAAGCAGAAGCTATCCCTGTTTGGCAAGAACAAAGCCGCCGGCGACTGTATCTACGAAACCGAGTTCGACAACCTCTACCTGATGCCCTCCAACCCCGAGCTGGCTGTCATTGAGCGGGAGCTGGAAACCCGTCACAAAATCTACAAGCTGCGGGATGCCCTCAATAAGCTACAGGAAGAGTATCAACATATTTACATTGATACGCCGCCGGCCCTCAATTTTTACAGCCGCTCAGCGCTAATTGCCGCCGACAGCCTGTTGATCCCCTTCGATTGCGACAGTTTTTCCCAGGGCGCACTGATGGGCCTGCTGGAAACCGTTGAGGAGATTCGCGAAGATCACAACCCCGACCTCAACCTTGAGGGCATTGTGGTCAATCAGTTTCAGTCCCAAGCCTCGCTGCCGCAACAGTTGATCGAAAGCCTCAAAGAGCAGGGCCTGCCGCTGTTTGAGCAATACTTGAATAGCTCGGTCAAGATGAAAGAATCCCGCAGTCGGCAGATTCCGCTAGTGCATATGGCGCCCTCTCACAAATTGACCCAACAGCTTCTGGCCCTGCACGAACAGCTGGGCTCCAAGCAGAAAACCCAGCGGGCCCGCAGCGCCTAG
- a CDS encoding PPOX class F420-dependent oxidoreductase: MAPPSSKATASATQTPRQDLHRSPYMLLSTRKRDGSFVPTPVWCAGDHNTLYMFSAGDAGKVKRLRNFSECRVAPCTVSGKRLEGDQEASAELISGEEAQRAHRALVKKYGWQMRLLDIGAGLAGRKKRRAFIRVDLGPTDPK; the protein is encoded by the coding sequence ATGGCACCACCTAGTTCAAAAGCAACAGCCAGCGCCACACAAACACCGAGACAAGACCTGCACCGGTCCCCCTACATGTTGCTAAGCACCCGCAAACGCGATGGCAGCTTTGTGCCAACACCGGTCTGGTGTGCAGGTGACCACAACACCTTGTATATGTTTTCAGCCGGTGATGCAGGCAAGGTAAAACGCCTTCGCAATTTCAGCGAATGTCGCGTTGCACCCTGTACAGTGAGCGGCAAACGCCTGGAAGGGGACCAAGAGGCCAGTGCCGAATTGATCAGCGGCGAAGAAGCACAACGCGCTCACCGAGCGCTGGTAAAAAAGTACGGCTGGCAGATGCGACTGTTGGATATCGGCGCCGGCTTGGCGGGGCGCAAAAAGCGCCGGGCGTTTATCCGCGTCGATCTGGGCCCAACGGACCCAAAGTAA
- a CDS encoding DUF962 domain-containing protein: protein MRSLEQWLDEYNAAHQNPRNKLIHYYCVPAIAVTTIALLWLVPLPFVEANVGQLLLILAMAFYGYLSIKLALGMLPFVLAIAAGIMLYQAHINVPMWMPAAAIWIIAWALQFVGHKAESQKPSFFTDILFLLIGPLWILGATFDKLGIRYRQAA, encoded by the coding sequence ATGCGCAGCCTAGAACAGTGGCTCGACGAATATAACGCCGCCCACCAAAATCCGCGCAACAAGCTTATTCATTACTACTGTGTGCCTGCCATTGCGGTAACCACCATCGCCCTGCTGTGGCTGGTGCCTCTGCCTTTTGTCGAGGCCAATGTGGGGCAGCTACTGCTGATTCTGGCAATGGCTTTCTACGGCTATCTGTCCATTAAGCTGGCGTTGGGCATGTTGCCCTTTGTCTTAGCCATTGCCGCCGGCATCATGCTCTATCAAGCCCACATTAACGTGCCAATGTGGATGCCCGCAGCGGCCATCTGGATTATTGCCTGGGCGCTGCAGTTTGTCGGTCACAAGGCCGAATCCCAGAAGCCATCATTTTTTACCGACATCTTGTTTCTGCTAATCGGCCCACTGTGGATCCTCGGCGCAACCTTCGACAAACTGGGCATCCGCTACCGCCAAGCCGCATGA
- a CDS encoding YdcH family protein: protein MDNCLSPGARILLLQRKHRQLDEEITRLSENPYQNQLMLRRLKKEKLKIKDTIEWLKNTMIPDLDA, encoded by the coding sequence ATGGACAATTGCCTTTCGCCCGGCGCCCGCATTTTGTTATTGCAACGCAAACACCGACAGTTGGATGAGGAAATCACCCGATTGTCGGAGAATCCCTATCAAAACCAATTGATGTTGCGGCGATTAAAGAAAGAAAAGCTCAAAATCAAAGATACGATAGAGTGGCTGAAAAACACCATGATTCCGGACCTGGACGCGTAG
- a CDS encoding methyltransferase domain-containing protein, producing the protein MPDRNFDDLAQRFRTNIYGNPKGEIRLTSVWQELTKHLPSLAEGGKTVWDAGGGLGQLSALLLEQGHNVILSDISSEMLAQARRDLTDYVDSGQLKIQQCAIQDAVQGEAFDVVVCHAVLEWVEEPEPVIANLVAALRPGGYMSLMFYNRNALILSNMAKGNLYKLRDEDFAGHPGGLTPSYPRDPQWVMKAVQSAGLMVAARRGVRLCYDLMPRAVRAQRSVEDMLAIDWQYGALEPFWQLGRYVHLLCRKPLD; encoded by the coding sequence ATGCCCGATAGAAATTTCGACGACCTGGCCCAGCGTTTTCGCACCAATATCTACGGCAACCCCAAGGGTGAGATTCGTTTAACCTCGGTATGGCAAGAGCTGACTAAACATCTACCGTCGTTGGCCGAGGGCGGTAAAACCGTGTGGGATGCCGGTGGAGGTTTGGGACAGCTGAGCGCGCTGCTTTTGGAACAGGGTCACAATGTGATCCTCAGTGACATCTCCAGCGAAATGTTGGCCCAAGCACGGCGAGATTTAACCGACTATGTCGACAGCGGGCAGCTAAAAATCCAGCAGTGTGCTATTCAAGACGCTGTTCAAGGCGAGGCTTTTGATGTGGTTGTGTGCCACGCGGTGCTGGAGTGGGTCGAGGAGCCGGAGCCGGTCATTGCCAATTTGGTGGCGGCGCTGCGCCCCGGTGGCTATATGTCGCTGATGTTTTACAACCGCAACGCGCTGATTTTAAGCAACATGGCCAAAGGCAACCTGTATAAACTGCGGGATGAAGACTTTGCCGGGCACCCGGGTGGTTTGACGCCCTCTTATCCCAGGGATCCGCAGTGGGTAATGAAGGCCGTACAATCAGCGGGCCTGATGGTGGCGGCCAGGCGGGGTGTTCGCTTGTGCTATGACTTAATGCCCCGGGCTGTTCGCGCCCAGCGCAGTGTCGAGGATATGTTGGCGATTGATTGGCAGTACGGCGCCCTCGAGCCGTTTTGGCAGCTTGGGCGCTACGTCCATTTGCTGTGTCGAAAGCCCCTCGACTAG
- a CDS encoding nitronate monooxygenase — translation MHTELCDKLGIEYPIFAFTHCRDVVVAVSKAGGIGVLGAVGFSPEELKEELDWIDEHIGDLPYGVDIVIPQKYEGMGDMSPEDLEKQLWSMVPEEHIEFAQKLLADHGVPEWPDGSHSMGLLGWTEATATPLLEEALTRPKCKLIANALGTPPADKVKRIQDSGRLVGALCGKVKQVVAHKEAGLDFIIAQGGEGGGHTGDVGSVVFWPQAVAAAGDIPVLAAGGIGSGQQMLAAMSMGCAGVWTGSLWLTVEEAHAEPAQKESLLKASSEDTVRSRSWTGKPCRMLKNDWTEAWEDPANPKPLGMPLQGLVTGDGIRRTAKYAAVGDCQKVAFNPVGQVVGQINQVESTRQVIFRLVTEYVDALDRVNSLMPEA, via the coding sequence ATGCACACCGAACTATGCGACAAACTTGGCATTGAATACCCAATCTTTGCCTTTACCCACTGCCGCGATGTGGTGGTAGCCGTCAGTAAAGCGGGCGGCATTGGCGTATTGGGCGCCGTTGGTTTCTCTCCTGAAGAACTGAAAGAGGAGCTCGACTGGATTGACGAGCACATTGGCGACCTGCCCTACGGCGTGGACATCGTCATCCCCCAGAAGTACGAAGGCATGGGTGACATGTCACCGGAAGATCTGGAAAAACAATTGTGGAGCATGGTGCCGGAAGAGCACATTGAGTTTGCCCAGAAGCTACTGGCTGACCACGGCGTACCCGAATGGCCGGACGGCTCCCACAGCATGGGCCTGTTGGGCTGGACCGAAGCGACCGCCACGCCTCTGCTGGAAGAAGCCTTGACCCGTCCGAAGTGTAAGCTGATTGCCAACGCCCTGGGCACGCCGCCGGCCGATAAAGTCAAACGCATTCAGGACAGTGGCCGCCTGGTTGGCGCACTGTGCGGTAAAGTGAAGCAGGTTGTGGCCCACAAAGAAGCCGGCTTGGATTTCATCATCGCCCAGGGCGGCGAAGGTGGCGGTCACACCGGCGACGTCGGCTCTGTCGTTTTCTGGCCCCAGGCCGTTGCTGCGGCGGGAGACATCCCAGTTCTGGCCGCCGGCGGCATCGGTAGCGGCCAGCAAATGCTGGCGGCCATGAGCATGGGCTGTGCCGGCGTATGGACCGGTTCCCTGTGGCTGACCGTGGAAGAAGCACACGCTGAGCCCGCCCAGAAAGAATCGCTGCTCAAAGCCTCCAGCGAAGACACCGTGCGCTCTCGCTCCTGGACCGGCAAGCCCTGCCGGATGCTGAAAAACGACTGGACCGAAGCCTGGGAAGATCCCGCCAACCCCAAACCACTGGGTATGCCCCTCCAGGGTCTGGTCACCGGCGACGGTATTCGCCGCACGGCCAAATACGCTGCAGTGGGCGATTGCCAGAAAGTGGCCTTTAATCCGGTCGGCCAGGTAGTCGGGCAGATCAATCAGGTGGAATCCACCCGTCAGGTGATTTTCCGTCTGGTAACGGAGTACGTGGATGCGCTGGACCGGGTCAACAGCTTGATGCCCGAAGCCTAA
- a CDS encoding riboflavin synthase subunit alpha — translation MYTGIVHGAYPLTGLERKPGLHQLTLDLPEPLLAGLTIGASVGLDGVCMTVTGIDGAAVSFDAMQETLQLTTLGERQRGDRVNVERSAKQGAEIGGHLISGHVDGTAALVAREESENNLTLSFALPAALAKYVFKKGFIAINGCSLTVADLDRQQGVWSVCLIPETRRVTNLDALEVGDRVNIEVDRQTQVIVDTVERVLAERGDA, via the coding sequence ATGTATACAGGTATCGTCCACGGTGCGTATCCACTGACGGGGCTCGAGCGCAAACCGGGCCTACACCAACTGACCCTCGACCTGCCTGAGCCGCTGCTGGCGGGCTTGACCATCGGTGCCAGCGTGGGGCTGGACGGGGTGTGTATGACCGTGACCGGAATCGACGGGGCGGCGGTGTCCTTTGATGCTATGCAGGAAACCTTGCAGCTCACCACCCTTGGCGAGCGACAGCGCGGAGACCGAGTCAATGTTGAGCGCTCTGCCAAACAGGGAGCGGAGATTGGTGGGCATTTGATCTCTGGTCATGTTGATGGCACAGCGGCGCTTGTTGCGCGGGAGGAGAGCGAAAACAACCTGACTCTCAGCTTTGCACTGCCAGCTGCTTTGGCCAAGTATGTGTTTAAAAAGGGTTTTATCGCTATTAACGGTTGCAGTCTGACGGTGGCGGATCTGGACCGACAGCAGGGGGTTTGGTCGGTCTGCCTGATTCCGGAGACTCGCCGGGTAACGAATCTGGATGCCCTTGAGGTTGGCGACCGGGTGAATATCGAAGTGGATCGTCAGACTCAGGTAATCGTGGATACGGTCGAGCGGGTGCTGGCTGAACGTGGCGACGCCTGA